A genomic segment from Streptomyces sp. NBC_01233 encodes:
- the dnaN gene encoding DNA polymerase III subunit beta — protein MKIRVERDVLAEAVAWAARSLPARPPVPVLAGLLLKAEEGTLSLSGFDYEVSARVSVEADVEEDGTVLVSGRLLADICRALPNRPVEISTDGVRATVVCGSSRFTLHTLPVEEYPALPQMPTATGTVPGEVFASAAKQVATAAGRDDTLPVLTGVRIEIEGDRVTLASTDRYRFAVREFLWKPENPDASAVALVPAKTLQEIANSLTSGDTVTLALSGSGAGEGLIGFEGAGRRTTTRLLEGDLPKYRTLFPTEFNSVAVIETAPFVEAVKRVALVAERNTPVRLSFEQGVLILEAGSSDDAQAVERVDAQLDGDDISIAFNPTFLLDGLSAIASPVAQLSFTTSTKPALLSGRPAVDAEADEAYKYLIMPVRLSG, from the coding sequence GTGAAGATCCGGGTGGAGCGCGACGTACTCGCGGAGGCGGTGGCCTGGGCTGCCCGTAGCCTCCCGGCCCGGCCGCCGGTGCCCGTTCTCGCGGGCCTGCTGCTGAAGGCCGAGGAAGGCACGCTGAGCCTCTCCGGCTTCGACTACGAGGTCTCGGCCCGCGTCTCCGTCGAGGCGGACGTCGAGGAGGACGGCACCGTCCTGGTCTCCGGCCGGCTGCTCGCCGACATCTGCCGCGCCCTCCCCAACCGCCCGGTCGAGATTTCCACAGACGGTGTACGGGCGACCGTGGTCTGCGGCTCCTCGCGGTTCACACTCCACACCCTGCCTGTGGAGGAGTACCCGGCCCTGCCGCAGATGCCCACCGCGACCGGCACCGTGCCCGGCGAGGTCTTCGCCTCCGCCGCCAAGCAGGTGGCCACCGCCGCCGGCCGTGACGACACGCTGCCCGTGCTGACCGGTGTCCGCATCGAGATCGAGGGCGACCGCGTCACCCTGGCCTCCACCGACCGCTACCGCTTCGCGGTCCGCGAGTTCCTGTGGAAGCCGGAGAACCCGGACGCGTCGGCCGTCGCCCTGGTGCCCGCCAAGACGCTCCAGGAGATCGCCAACTCCCTGACCAGCGGTGACACCGTGACCCTGGCGCTGTCCGGCTCGGGCGCGGGCGAAGGCCTGATCGGTTTCGAGGGCGCCGGCCGCCGCACCACCACCCGGCTGCTCGAGGGCGACCTGCCCAAGTACCGGACGCTCTTCCCGACCGAGTTCAACTCCGTCGCCGTGATCGAGACCGCGCCCTTCGTCGAGGCCGTCAAGCGCGTGGCCCTGGTGGCCGAGCGCAACACCCCGGTCCGCCTCAGCTTCGAGCAGGGGGTGCTGATCCTGGAGGCCGGCTCCTCCGACGATGCACAGGCTGTGGAGAGGGTCGACGCGCAGCTCGACGGCGACGACATCTCGATCGCCTTCAACCCGACCTTCCTGCTGGACGGCCTCAGCGCGATCGCCTCCCCGGTGGCCCAGCTGAGCTTCACCACGTCCACCAAGCCCGCTCTGCTCAGCGGCCGCCCGGCGGTCGACGCGGAGGCCGACGAGGCCTACAAGTACCTGATCATGCCGGTGCGCCTGTCCGGCTGA
- the gnd gene encoding phosphogluconate dehydrogenase (NAD(+)-dependent, decarboxylating), whose protein sequence is MELGLVGLGKMGGNMRERIRRAGHTVIGYDRNPDLADVHSLRELVDSLQAPRVVWVMVPAGAATQSTVDELAELLSIGDIVVDGGNSRWTDDEKHAGELAAKGIGFVDCGVSGGVWGLENGYALMYGGAKDHVARVQQIFDALKPEGEFGAVHAGKVGAGHFAKMVHNGIEYAMMQAYAEGWELLEKVDSVTDVREVFRSWQEGTVIRSWLLDLAVNALDQDEHLEQLRGFAQDSGEGRWTVEAAIDNAVPLPAITASLFARFASRQDDSPQMKMIAALRNQFGGHAVEKK, encoded by the coding sequence ATGGAGCTTGGTCTCGTCGGTCTCGGCAAGATGGGCGGCAACATGCGCGAGCGCATCCGCCGCGCAGGCCACACCGTCATCGGATACGACCGCAACCCGGACCTCGCGGACGTCCACAGCCTGCGGGAACTTGTGGACAGCCTGCAGGCCCCCCGCGTCGTGTGGGTGATGGTCCCCGCCGGCGCGGCGACGCAGTCCACCGTCGACGAGCTCGCCGAGCTGCTCTCGATCGGCGACATCGTCGTCGACGGCGGCAACTCCCGCTGGACCGACGACGAGAAGCACGCCGGGGAGCTGGCGGCCAAGGGCATCGGCTTCGTCGACTGCGGCGTCTCCGGCGGCGTGTGGGGTCTGGAGAACGGCTACGCGCTGATGTACGGCGGCGCCAAGGACCACGTCGCACGGGTCCAGCAGATCTTCGACGCCCTCAAGCCCGAGGGCGAGTTCGGCGCCGTGCACGCCGGCAAGGTCGGTGCGGGCCACTTCGCGAAGATGGTCCACAACGGCATCGAGTACGCCATGATGCAGGCCTACGCCGAGGGCTGGGAGCTCCTGGAGAAGGTGGACTCGGTCACCGACGTCCGCGAGGTCTTCCGCTCCTGGCAGGAGGGCACCGTCATCCGCTCCTGGCTGCTGGACCTGGCCGTGAACGCCCTCGACCAGGACGAGCACCTGGAGCAGCTGCGCGGCTTCGCGCAGGACTCGGGCGAGGGCCGCTGGACGGTGGAGGCGGCGATCGACAACGCCGTACCGCTGCCCGCGATCACCGCGTCGCTGTTCGCGCGGTTCGCCTCGCGGCAGGACGACTCCCCGCAGATGAAGATGATCGCCGCGCTGCGCAACCAGTTCGGCGGCCACGCGGTCGAGAAGAAGTAG